The following is a genomic window from Streptomyces sp. cg36.
GAGGCTGGCGTCGTCTTCCTGGCATTCGACCGGCCCGACCTGAACCGGGCTCTGTCCGCCTGGCGCCGCCAGTTCGCGGAGCTGCGCACGCTGATGGACGACGAGCCTCTGGCAGGCACGATGTACGGCTGCGCCGAAGCCGTCGTGGAAGCGGTCCATTTTCTCCGCCTGTTCCTCTCGTTCGGCGATCTGGAGCGTCTGCGCGACGCCCAGGATCTGCTGGGCAGCGTGCTGGACGGGCGCGCGGGCCGAGGTGACCCGACGGCCCGGTGGGTCGCGGCCCACCTTCTCGGTCTGAGCGGTGAGATGGCCGCCAGCAGCCTGTACACCTTGCTCCCCCAGGGAACCCCGGATGCGGTTGCCCGGACCTTCGCGATGTCCCACCCGCCGGTCATGACGCTGTGGCGCCCGCAGCGCCAGCTGCTGAGCCTGGAGCGGGGCAACCCGGTCGCCCCCGGCACTGGCCGGAGCCTGATCAGCGTGCCCACCAGCGCGGGCAAGACGCTGATGGCCCAGCTGGTCATCTGCTCGCACCTGGCGCAGAGACCCGGCCGCGTGGTCTACGTGTCGCCGATGCGAAGCCTCGGCCGGGAGATGCGGGCCGCTTTGCGCGGCCGACTGCGGCTGATGGAACGCAAGCTGGTCGCCGAGCAGCCGGACTTCCCGCTCGCCGAGGGCAGCGGGTCCCTCGTCGGAGACGTCGATGTCGTGACCCCGGAACGGCTCATGCACATGATCCGCAACAACCCCGGCGGAGCGCTGGACGAGGTCAGCCTCGTCGTCGTCGACGAGGCCCACCACCTCACGCAGGGACGGCGCGGCTTCGTGCTGGAGAGCCTGCTCGCCCTCCTGCGGACCCGCTCCGACGTCCGGCTGGTGCTGCTGTCCGCCGCGGTCGGCAATCGGGCTGCCCTGGCGTCGTGGCTGGACCCGGCGCGCCCGGCGCAGGAGGTGTATTTCACCGACGACTGGCGCGGCCCCCGGCGCCTGCACGGCCTCATGTACCCGCAGCTGCTCAAGGACCAGGCCGAACTCACCTCGCGCAAGCCGAGCAAGAAGCGCTCCTCCACCACCCGCGCGAATGTGCCGGTGTCCACCCGGCTCGACGTCCGGCCGACCGCCACCATCCCTACCTTCGGTCTGACCATCCCCAACGTCGGCACCAGAGCGTACGCCTCCCCCCACGCCCGGCAGTGGAACGCGGCCACCAGGCTCACCGGCGGCATCCCGGACTACGAGGTGTTCGCCGCCGGCGCCGCTGCCCTGACCCGTGCCGGCAGCGTGCTGATGGTCGTCGCCAGCAAGGTCATCGCGAGGAACGCCGCGCACGCCATGGCCCAGCGGCTGGCCGTCCGTCCTGAGGCGGCGGCGCTCACTGAGTTCCTGGCCGAGACGCTCGGCGAGCAGCACCCCTTGGTCGAGTGCACTCGCCACGGCGTCGCCTTCCACCACGGTGACCTTCCCGACGACGTCCTCCACGCCGTGGAACAAGGGCTGCGCGACGGGGACCTGCTGGCCATCGCCAGCACGACCACCCTCACCGACGGCGTCAACCTTCCAGTCCGCACGGTCATCGTCAGTCATACGCTCGAGAGCGATACCACGGGCGCGAATCAGCGCAGCCTCAGTCCCGCGGAGCTGCTGAACGCCATCGGCCGGGCCGGCCGGGCCGGCCGTGAGAGCGAGGGATGGGTGATCCTCACCCGCCCCTACCGGCCCCGGTCGGCGGAGTTCGAGGCCTTCACCCCCGACACCGAGCAGCTCACTGTCACTTCCGAACTCCTCAGCCAGGAGGCCCTGCAGGCCCTGGACCAGGCGGAGCGGGCGCTGCAGCTCGGCCTTGACAACCTGTTCGGTCTGGTGGGGACGGTTGCGGCCGACTTCGCCGCGTTCGTGTGGCTCGTCCTGCAGACCCACGCGGAGACCCTTCACGCACCCGGCGACCGGCTGGACCCGGTGCGGTCGTTGCTCGCGATGGACCAGGCCGCCGATGCATCGGTCCCGGCCCGCTGGATGACGCTCGCGGAGAGGGTCGCCGCGATCTACGACACCACCGACTCCGGCGTCGCACGCCGCTGGGCCACCACCGGCACCAGCATCGGATCTGCGCGCTCCCTCGACAGCATCGCCCAGCGCCTCGCGGAACAGCTGGTCGCCCAAGCGGCCCCCGCAGACACCCTGGACGAGCTCAGCATCTTCTTTGGGCCGCCCGAATTGCCGCTGGAGCAGACCCTGAACTTCCTCGTCGAGCACGGCGTCTTCGAGGACCTTCTGAAGCTGCCCGAGACCACCGGGTGCTGGCAGTACACCGGGCCACCCAACGGGGTGCCGATCAGCGATGCGATCCGGAACTGGATCTCTGGCACCTCCATCCCCGAACTCGCCCGCGCCTGGATGCCCGACAGCGAGCCATCCGATCCCCGCCCGCTCGAGCAGGCCGTGCACAGCATCAGCCAGGCATTCGAGCACGCGATCAGCTGGACAGCAGGCGCCCTGGTCAACCTCGTCAACACCCACCCCCTGCTGACCCCCACCACGCCCCGCCTGTTCGCACACACGGCCTGGCACATCCGGCACGGCGTCGACACCGAGTAGGCGATCACTCTGCTCACCTCCGGCATCACCTCCCGCCGCCTGGCCCACCAGATCGGCCGCGCTGCCGCAGATGCCCGCATCAGTTCCGGCGAGCTCCGCACCTGGCTCGCCGACCAGCAGATCGACGGCTGGATCACCACGTACAAGGCCAACACGTACGAGGTCGAGGACCTCCTCGACTACGTGAGCAAACCGGCCAACCCGCTCAACGAACTCCTGCGCGGTCGCCCCGTGACGATCCCCCTGGCACGGGTAGGCCCGGGCACCGCAGACGGGTCGGTCACCTTGACCCACCCCGGCAAGAAGCCGGCGACCATCACAGTCCACCGTGACGGAACCCGGATTGCCGCCATCCCCGCCGCCCGGCATCACGCCGTCCTCACCATGATCGACAGCGGTCTCGACCTCACCCACCACCTCGAAGCCGGACAGCTGGTCACGACCCTGGCCACGACCAGCCTGGAGAACACCGAGGGTTAGCCCGCGCCGGGCGTGCCCACCCTCCTGTTCCAGGCCGTCAGCACGGCGGTGGACGGCTCGATCGGTATCCAGGAATCGGAGAGATGCCGCCCTCGGCGAGGACCAGCCCATGACGTCCGTGGGGGCGGGCCCCGTGTTGATGTTGAGGGGCCTTCCCCCGAGGAGCCTTGACCCAAGGCCGGGTAGTTAACGCATTTCCGCTGCTGGCAAAGGGTGTTGATGACCACTGCGTGGCTGTGTAGAGGCCGGGGCCGATCTTGTAGATGAGGCCGTTGGCGGCCCAGCGGTTGAGTTGTCTGTACATGGTCTCGAGGGTGACGTCGTCGAAGCGGGCCGCGATGTCGCGGGGCCGCCATGGACGGCCGGGTTCTTCGTGGAGCAGGTCAAGGATGCGGTGTCTGCGGCGCTTGGCGTGGGTGGTGAGCCGGTCGTCGCGGGAAGCGGGGGGCAGCGCGGGCTGCTCATTTGCGGGCTCGAGGACAGTGATGCAGAGGCGGGTGACGGTGCGGCTGCGGTCGGGGCGGCCGTCGTCTTGGCGTTGGCGTACCGGGAATCCGATGAGCGGACCTTGCGGGTGCTGACGCGGGGCCGGCGGGGTGGGAGGAGACCGGCCAGGACCGCTGGCCTATGACACCGATGGTGCTGGTGTTCGGGACCGTGGTGATGCCGACGGCCTGGACGACGAGGTCACGGGCGCCCTGCAGGGCGATGGTGAAGCCGCGTCGGTCCGGGTCGGTGCCCGGCTGGGACTCGGCGGCTTGGACCGGGCCTTGACCCCGGGTTTTGGACACCGGAGACACTTGGATATCGGCGATGCAGCCGTTTTGTAGGGCCCGGCGGATTGACGACCACTCGGGGTCGGCAACACGATCGTTCTGTGCCGCCTGGGCAGTGCGTGTGCGCCGTAGGTGCCAACGCTGCTCTGCATAGTGGGTGCGGTCCTGTATCCGTCGGGCCTAGGGAAACGGTATGGCGTGGAATGTGGGCAGCGCGGCCTCGGTGGCTAACGCTCAGTCTTTCGGTGGGGCTTGGCTGCCTGGTACCAGTCTGACCCCACTGAAGCCCCACCGGTGGCAGCTCGGGCGTACCGGCATCCGAATCACCGCCTTGCCGGGGGCGTAGACCGCCAAGCACGGCGCAGCAGCGCGTCTTTGGCACTGAAGCCGGCCGGTGATGATGCCCAGCACGTTCTGGGGCGTCCCGTTTTCGCTTCGCCTCTTCTTGCTGGCCTTCCGCTCCCCGATGCGCCTAAGGAAGCCGGCGCCCATCATCGTCGGCCCGCAGATGGTGCCGAAGTCGTACGTGCAGCTGGTCACGCCGCGGCGGTGTGGGCACGCCGGACGTGGCCACCATTTTGCCGAAGATCGGATGGAGCGTCCAGCGTCGTCGGAAGGTGTCGACATTGTCTGACCGGTCCCGGACGACCGGGGCGCGTCGTCCGTTTAGCGCGGTCCGAACATTCCCTCTGGCTGGCCTCCCGGGGACGGCCAGGGGGACGTCGGCCGCCGTCGGATGACTGCGGGTGACGGTTCTCGTGGCAGCCACGGTGGGCGGACGGGCGGAGACACTGGCAACACATCATGGAGTGTGGCACGGCTCGGTTTTCCAAGCCGATCTCATGCTCGACAGTCGAACTCGTTACCGAGTGCGGCGCAACGACGGTGTGGCGGTTATTGCGATTGTCATAGAAGTTCGTAACGTGCTCGCGTCAACGTGATTTGTCGATGCGTATTCGCGTCCGTTCTTCGTGAGGAAGGTCCATGCAGCGGAATTGCCCTCGGTGGGGGATGGTAGTGCGGGCGGGTCTGCCCGCCTTGGCTCTCGCAGGCGTCGTGTTCTCCGCGGCGCCCGGCATGGCAGTGGGGGTGACGTCGGGTACCGTCGTTGGCGCCAGCGTCTCCGGGGTCCGTGCTGCGGAGCCGACCCCGCCCGACCCCAATGCTCCGTGTCCGCATGGTGAAGCGAAGCCCTGCGGGGCCACGGCGGAGGACCGGAAGGAGGTGGACGCCCAGCGCAACGATGCCAAGCAGGAGCGGGGGCAGAACGCGACCGACCTCAAGCTGATTCAGCAGACGCTTCAGAACTATTGCCAGCCAGGTGACAGTGCGTGCATGAAGAAGCTGGCGGGTGACGGCAGCGCGCAGTACGCCGGCATCAATGACACCAAGAAGACCTTGGACGAGTACCAGGCCGAGCCGGTCGGAAACGCAGCGGGCGCAGTGAAGAAGACCTGCGGGGACTTTCAGGCGAGCCTGCCGGCGGGGGACCCGGCGAACAACCCGGACGTGTACACCGCGATGTGCAAGGAGATGACCCGGTGAAGTCCCTTCCTCTCTCTGCCCGAAGGAGTCGGCTGGTGCTGGCTGTGGCAGCGCTCATCGCCGTCGCCCCCGGCAGCGCGCTCGCGGCCGCGGATGCGGATTCGGCGATGCCTACGGCCGAGGGCTACGACGCCAAGGGCGAGCGGATGGCCTCGTATGCGCCGGTTCTTCAGGACTGTGCGGCCACACGCGCCACCTGTTCGTTCCAGATCGATCAGACCAAGCCCCGAGAATTCAACACCGCAGTGCAGTCCCTGGGGAACGCGGTGATCAACTGCACGAAGAAGGACATTAAGGTCACTCGCAAGCTCACGCTGACTACGGCGACCTCCGACAACCTGGGCGGCGAGATCGGGGGGTCTGCCGACTCATCCGGCAACGTCTCCGGATCGGTCTCCTCCTCACTGGAGAACAACAACAACACCAACGGCAGTTTCAGCTTCCCCAACCTGGAGACGGGCCCCACGGGCACCATCGGCGGCACAACAACCACCGGCGCCAGCGGCTCCGTCACTGGTTCCATGGGCGCCTCGGCGGCGTTCAAGGGCGCCTACAACGGAAGGTACTCGCGCACCTGGATGGACCAGCAAGCCGAGGAGACCCAGTACGACGTGGTTGTCGCGCCAGGAGACACCCTAGTATTCGCGGCAAGCCACGCCATGCAGAGAGTCACGGGGACCTTGACCACCGGCAGCGGGGGGTCCATCCGCAATGTTGCCGTCGACGGCCCGTCCTCGGTGAACCGCAGTACGTTCATCGCGGACACGTTCACCGTGCCGGACGGGACCTGCCAACGCGTTCGCCCGGAGGGGCGCCTTGCGCAAGAGGCCGCGGGCCCGCGTGCGATGCCCGCGGCGGACATGCTGACGCCGATCGACGCCCTGCCCAAGGGGGCACAGCTGAAGAAGCGCTCCGTGGCTTCCGCCTCCCAGGTGGCGAGGATTCCAGCACGGCTGTCCAAGTGAGGCAGGCCGGCTGTCAGACCCCGGCAGGCAGCCGGTCGGCACCACCGCGCCCTTGACGCTTCCCTCTGCCGGGCGGCTTCGCCCCGTGAACTCTCCAGCTGTGCGCGGCACTGACCGGCGCGGCGCCTCGTTGTCACACAAGCCGCCCGGAAGAAGCCGGGCCGTCGCCAGCGACCGCATCTGCTGTCTCCGACGGCCTTTTGCCTGCCCCAGATTTCCGCCCTTCCCCATCCCCAGGCCCGCGCACGCCTTCCCTCGGCGGGAGGCCGTATCAGGAGGATTCCCATGCACAAATACGGCTCGGCAGCTGAGGGCGGGCGCAGTATGCCGCGCATGCTGGTGATCGGAGTCCTCTGGGTAACGCTGACGGTCCCCACGCTCACGGTGGCTACGGGCGCCTCCGCCTCATCACCTGCTGCGACCACCGCAGCGGGGACAGGCAGTGGGCAGCACCACAAGTGCACCAGGAACGGCTGGACCGTCGATCCCAGCCCTGCCCCGGGCACCCCGTATGCGGCGCACCCCAAGGTCACTAACTTCGGTGCGGCGCCTTCGGCTGGTAGCGGAGTGAGCCCCGGGCTGGCACTGCCTGCGGACCAGGTCCGCCAGCTTGCGGAAATGGACAACGATGACTTCATCTGCCTGCGGGAATCAATTCTGGCCAAAGCAGGTCCACTCAGTCATTTGCGCAGGACATTCTTCACGAATGGGTGCACCGGACTTCCGCGCGACCTCACCCAGAGACAGAAAGAGGATTTGTTCAACGCCTGCGTTCAGCACGACTTCTCATACACTGCCGGGCCGAACGCCTTCGCCGGATCTGCAGCAGAAGAGTTCAGAAAAATGGCAGATGAGAAGCTCGCAAATGAGGCGGGACCGGTTCTCGGGCCACTGATTCGTGAGGCCCTCGGGCGATTGGGTCATAAATTCTTCACCCAAACTGACGCGGAGGGTAATAATACTTCCAAGGGAATCTTGGAACAAGCAATTAACCCGAACCCGGGAATCCCTACGAATTCGCAGGACGCTATCTCTCGTGTAACTTATCACCCCGGTGGCGGGAGGACGACTCAGTGGATGACATGGGGAGCGCTTTCCGGGTGAAGGCTGGGAGGCTGCGTGCGGTCTTTAGTGAATCGAGAGGCAAAATGCGGTGACGCAGACCAGGGTGCGGGCGTCATGACACCTTGCCTTCGGCGTCGGATCAGGCGCACGCGTTGCTGGATTTCTGGCCGTTGAACGAGGGTCGGCGGGTGAGCCCGAGACCTGATGGGGGGCGACGGAGGAGCAGGATTAAAGATCCGGATCGGCGACTCCTGGTGCCCCTGTTGAAATAGTCAACAGGGGCACAGTGGATTCGCTGGAAGGTCTGGGCTGGGTGAGAATCCAATCCTTGTTTCGGTAGTCTGATATCGGCTGATCTTAAGAGTCAAGTACATGCATTGATCTCATTCTCATGGCGCCGGGCTCCGGGTGAATGGCTGGGGTGGTAAAGGTGGGCGTTCGGCTTTACGGTGAATCGCGGCCCGCCGCCTCGACGGGTGTGAAAGCCTGGGCTCAGGCGGTGGCGTGTGAAGTCTCGGTCGATAGGCCGAGGGGATGGTATTCGGGGCAGGTTTCGGCGTGGACTTCACCGAATGTGCAGTGCTTTCCGTAATTTATTCCGATGTCAACACGATATGCCAGCGTGCATTCGTGATTCATCCCTCGTGAGGATTCCTCATGCAACAGATCCATCCGGGTGCGAGGGCGGCAGTGCCTCAGCCTGTGCTGGCCGACGCACGCACCGCCCAGCCCCCCGTTGTCCGCATGTTGAGAACCGGCGGGACCGGTGCAGGTGTGAGTCTGCACGGCGGTGGCCTGTGAGCCGCCTGCGTTGTGCCACCGTAGGGACCGCTGCACTCGGCAGTGCTCTTGGCCTCTGCTTGACCAGCCCGCCCGTGCATGCCGAGCCAACTGGACCAGCCGACCCGGTGAGCGTCGCGGTCGTCAACGGCGACTTCACCCAGCCGGCGTTCACCGGCGACTACACCGACAACGTCGTCTACGGCTGGTCCGTCGGCTCCACTGCCGACAACGACGGCAACGGCATTGTCGGCGGAGTGGGCCGCTTCTCCTCGACAGCCTCCGGGCATCCGGGCGGCAAGCCCGCCGTAACGCTGCGTAAATCCGGCGATACCTCCGGCTTCAAGCAGCGACTGCGGGGCGTGCGCCCGGGCGCCAAGGTCACGGTGACCTTCGACGACAGCCCCACCGTGCGTCTGGACTGCGGGCCGCGCAGCACCGAGCAGGGCCAGAGCTACACCCTCCAGGCTCCGGGCGGAGCGGTCAGCAGCTACCGCACCGAGCCCGACCCGGACAAGCAATTCCTCAAGCTGGGCAGCGGAGTGTGGCGCACCGGCCTCACCTACAGCTTCACCTCCACCGAGTACGAGCCGCTCCTGACCTTCACCTCGACCCTGCCGGACAATGTCATTCCCGCCGCTGACGCAGACCCGGGCACGTACGACGTCGTCTGCGGGCCGATGATTGCCAACGTCACGGCCGTCCAGGTACAGCCACCGCTGGACAAGACCATCCCCGCCAACAAACTCCCCTCCTCGCTGGCCTTCCGGGGCAACGACAAACGCACCGTCATCGACGGGGTCAACGCGTGCAATGCAGACGCAACGCCGTGCAAGTTCACGCCCCTGGACGACTACTCCTTCGCCTCCTACGCGCCCGCCCGCGTAGCGGACGAGGGCTACATCAACTGCACCCGGGAAACCCAGACCCGTGAACGTCCGTTGCAGTTCTCCTCCCGCACGGTCAGCGACCTGCCACCCGAGGCAGGACTCCCTCCCGTCCCTGCCTCCAAGAACATGACCAAGCAGTTCACCACGGGCACCGGGACCTCCCCCAGTTGGAACCCCACCACCGGCCGCATGATCAAGGAGATCGTCCAGCCCAACGAAGTCGCCTGGATCGAGACGCAGGCCGCACGCCAGCGCACCGAGGGCTGGTTCACCTCCAGCCCCACCCCGGTCAACGCCAACCAGGACTGGCGTGTGTACACGGTGCTGGACTACCCCTCGCCGCATCTGTCCGACCGCGTCTACCAGCGCACCGGCCCGTTGGCCCCGGCCGAGCTGCAGCGCTGCAGGTCTCATCGCCCCAACGCCGTAACCCCCAATGGCGCGGATGCCCCCGCCACGGGAGCGGACCGTGAATCCAACCCCGTCGGCCCGCCCGGCACCCTGCACATCTACAACAAGCCGTGAAGGAAAGCCACGCCATGATCACACCCCGCGAAGCGGCACACTGCCGCCCGCCCGCCCGTAACCCCCGCCGCATCGGCACGACCGCGGTCCTGCTTGCCCTGGCCGCGCTCGGCCTAGTCCCCGGCCATCCCGCGTCCGCTGCTGCGTCGTCGGCGACCGCCGCGGCCCGCATCGTTCCCGAGGACTCGCAGGAGATCGGCGCCTTCGGCGACAACGCCTACCAGCAGTCGGCGATCCCGTCCGCGGTACAGAAGGGCGCCAGCGCCATCTCGGCCGGCCGCTTCCACTCACTGGCCCTGAAGAACAACGCCGTGTACGCCTGGGGCAGCAACCTGTACCAGCAGACCACCGTGCCCAAAGAGCTCTCCTCCGGAGTCACCGCGATCTCCGGCGGCTATCTCCACTCCCTCGCCGTCAAGGACGGCAAGGTCATCGCCTGGGGCAGCGACCGCTATGACGCCACCAAGGTCCCGCAGGACTCTCAGTCCGGTGTCACCGCAGTCGCCGCAGGCCAGTTCTTCTCCCTCGCGCTGAAGGACGGCAAGGTCATCGCCTGGGGCGACAACCGCTACCAGCAGACCCAGCTGCCACAGCAGACCCAGTCCGGGATCACTGCCATCGCGGCCGGCGCCTACCACGCCCTCGCACTCACCGCGGACAAAAAGGTCATCGCCTGGGGCGATAACCGGAACAAGCAGACCGCGGTCCCTCCGGAAGTTCAGTCCAGCTCCATCATCGCCATCGCCGCCGGCCGGGACTTCTCCCTCGCCCTCAGCGACCAGGGCCGCGTCTACGCTTGGGGCAGTGAGAGCCGGAGCAAACTCGTCGTGCCCGAAACCGCGAAGACCCAGGTCACGGCAATCACCGCAGGCTACGAACACGCAGTCGCCCTGCGCAGCACGGGAGAAGTCATCGCCTGGGGCGACGACCGCTACCAGCAGACCCGGCCCGCAGCGGCCCAGTGGGGCACCACGGCCATCACCGCAGGCGCCTACCACACCCTCGCGGTCCGCGGATGCCAGACCGGAAGCTTCTGCATGTGGGAAGACACCAACTACACGGGACGCTCAGGCTTCTACAAGAGCGAACGGCCCTACTTGTCGTCGGACAGCCTGGAGAACAAGGTCAGCTCTGTCACCAACAACACCAAGCAGAACTGGTGCATCTACCGCGGGGACGCTTACCAGGTCGAAGCCCGTGTGGTCCCGCCCGGAAAGACCATCCCGGACCTGGCGGACCCTGCCTGGAACTTCGACAACGCCACCCGATCGGCTAGGCCCTGCTGAGCCGTCACGAACAGAGCGAGAGCGGCCAGCTTCCCCTCGCAGCTGCACCACCGCAGGCCCTCCCGGTTACGACATGTGACCTGGAGGGGGCCCTGTGCGGCCCCAGCCCTCGCCGGCTGGGGCCGCGTGCCTGCTATTGGATGCCGAGCTTGGCCAGTGCGGTGGTCCAGTCGGTAGCGATGGCGGTCTGTGCGGCGTTCAGCTGGACTTTGCCTGAGCAGACTGCTTTGGAGAGTTTCGATTCGACTACGTCCTTGGGGTTGTTGGGGCCGCCTCCGGGCTTGTGGTCGGGCGAGGGGGGCTCCACCCACAGGTTGCGGGGGTCGTCGGGGTCGCCGCCGAGGACCAGACTCACGAGGTGGTCGTACTCGCTGTCGCCCATCGGGCCTGTGTATCCGTAGGACCGGGCGTTGGCGGTCTTTTCCGGGCCGGTCACCGACACCGGCGGCCGGATCGTCCCGGTGTACCCCGACGTGCAGACCGTGGTCTTGACCGTGGCCTGTGTGACCTTCGGGTTCAGGGCGCCGGGCGTGCATTTCGGGTCCGGGAGCGGCTGCTTGTTGGCGGTGTACCGGTAGGTGCAGGTTCCGGGGGCGGGCTGGGGCTGGATGCGGTACTTGGACTGCGGGCCGGGCCCGTACTGCAGCGCGGCGGGCGCCCCCGGGGCCGGCGCGGACACGCTACTGGCGTGCGTGGAACCTCCTGGTCCTCCCGTGTGTTTGGCGTTGTCGGATGTCTTGCTGCCTGATGAGCACGCTGCCATCGAGGCAGTGAGCAAGACGACCGCGGCGGTGATGGTGAGACGGCGGCGCATGGCGGGACCCCCAGGTGGTCGGCGTGGCGGGACTCTGTCCCCCCGTCCCGCAGACATGCCTCGGGGCCGGGGAGTCCGCCCGATCGGACGACAAGACGGGGGAGTCCGGCGCCGGGTTGCTCTGCACGCGGTCACGCGATCGCCATGAGACGGCAATGGGGGCGCACCGCGCTCAGCGGACCCGCCGAGGACTTCGAGCGGGAGGCGCCGGGTGACCGTTCCGCCGCGTGAGGCTGCTGACCGGGGATGGAGTGCGCCGCGGTCAGCGGACGGCGGCCTTCTTCGGGAAGCCGCCCTGTGTGGACCGGCGCGGTTGTCCCAGCGTTTGCTGCCATACGTTCAGCGTGCCGATGCTGATCCAAGATGAGCGGCGAGGGCTGTCTTGGTCTTGTAGCGGAGGTCGCTCCACA
Proteins encoded in this region:
- a CDS encoding DEAD/DEAH box helicase yields the protein MDRTLDPAVLATALGEYRPGGVLPSAQELLAAITELEIAAFRSDQQIPDDVLATAWLLHGLAAIEPEAPGFDPVRTRQALAVSAHVMDLALADQRHSPTERLRIAFAAQAGYRRCEQEPNATAVYRQVKNLVDFTSSLPAHLDTLALEAGVVFLAFDRPDLNRALSAWRRQFAELRTLMDDEPLAGTMYGCAEAVVEAVHFLRLFLSFGDLERLRDAQDLLGSVLDGRAGRGDPTARWVAAHLLGLSGEMAASSLYTLLPQGTPDAVARTFAMSHPPVMTLWRPQRQLLSLERGNPVAPGTGRSLISVPTSAGKTLMAQLVICSHLAQRPGRVVYVSPMRSLGREMRAALRGRLRLMERKLVAEQPDFPLAEGSGSLVGDVDVVTPERLMHMIRNNPGGALDEVSLVVVDEAHHLTQGRRGFVLESLLALLRTRSDVRLVLLSAAVGNRAALASWLDPARPAQEVYFTDDWRGPRRLHGLMYPQLLKDQAELTSRKPSKKRSSTTRANVPVSTRLDVRPTATIPTFGLTIPNVGTRAYASPHARQWNAATRLTGGIPDYEVFAAGAAALTRAGSVLMVVASKVIARNAAHAMAQRLAVRPEAAALTEFLAETLGEQHPLVECTRHGVAFHHGDLPDDVLHAVEQGLRDGDLLAIASTTTLTDGVNLPVRTVIVSHTLESDTTGANQRSLSPAELLNAIGRAGRAGRESEGWVILTRPYRPRSAEFEAFTPDTEQLTVTSELLSQEALQALDQAERALQLGLDNLFGLVGTVAADFAAFVWLVLQTHAETLHAPGDRLDPVRSLLAMDQAADASVPARWMTLAERVAAIYDTTDSGVARRWATTGTSIGSARSLDSIAQRLAEQLVAQAAPADTLDELSIFFGPPELPLEQTLNFLVEHGVFEDLLKLPETTGCWQYTGPPNGVPISDAIRNWISGTSIPELARAWMPDSEPSDPRPLEQAVHSISQAFEHAISWTAGALVNLVNTHPLLTPTTPRLFAHTAWHIRHGVDTE
- a CDS encoding peptidase inhibitor family I36 protein produces the protein MITPREAAHCRPPARNPRRIGTTAVLLALAALGLVPGHPASAAASSATAAARIVPEDSQEIGAFGDNAYQQSAIPSAVQKGASAISAGRFHSLALKNNAVYAWGSNLYQQTTVPKELSSGVTAISGGYLHSLAVKDGKVIAWGSDRYDATKVPQDSQSGVTAVAAGQFFSLALKDGKVIAWGDNRYQQTQLPQQTQSGITAIAAGAYHALALTADKKVIAWGDNRNKQTAVPPEVQSSSIIAIAAGRDFSLALSDQGRVYAWGSESRSKLVVPETAKTQVTAITAGYEHAVALRSTGEVIAWGDDRYQQTRPAAAQWGTTAITAGAYHTLAVRGCQTGSFCMWEDTNYTGRSGFYKSERPYLSSDSLENKVSSVTNNTKQNWCIYRGDAYQVEARVVPPGKTIPDLADPAWNFDNATRSARPC